The Rattus rattus isolate New Zealand chromosome 1, Rrattus_CSIRO_v1, whole genome shotgun sequence genome includes a region encoding these proteins:
- the Mars1 gene encoding methionine--tRNA ligase, cytoplasmic isoform X2 → MRLFVSEGSPGSLPVLAAAARARGRAELLISTVGPEECVVPFLTRPKVPVLQLDSGNYLFSASAICRYFFLLCGWEQDDLTNQWLEWEATELQPVLSAALYCLVVQGKKGEDVLGPLRRVLTHIDHSLSRQNCPFLAGDTESLADIVLWGALYPLLQDPAYLPEELGALQSWFQTLSTQEPCQRAAETVLKQQGVLALRPYLQKQPQPQPLPPEGRAVSNEPEEEELATLSEEDIIAAVAAWEKGLENLPPLQPQQHPVLPVPGERNVLITSALPYVNNVPHLGNIIGCVLSADVFARYSRLRQWNTLYLCGTDEYGTATETKAMEEGLTPQEICDKYHAIHVDIYRWFNISFDTFGRTTTPLQTKITQDIFQRLLTRGFVLQDTVEQLRCEQCARFLADRFVEGVCPFCGYEEARGDQCDKCGKLINAIELKRPQCKVCRSHPVVKSSKHLFLDLPKLEKRLEDWLGTTMPGSDWTPNARFIIRSWLRDGLKPRCITRDLKWGTPVPLEGFEDKVFYVWFDATIGYLSITANYTDQWERWWKNPEQVDLYQFMAKDNVPFHGLVFPCSALGAEDNYTLVKNLIATEYLNYEDGKFSKSRGIGVFGDMAQDTGIPADIWRFYLLYIRPEGQDSAFSWTDLLIKNNSELLNNLGNFINRAGMFVSKFFGGCVPEMVLTHDDRRLVAHVSWELQHYHQLLEKVRIRDALRSILTISRHGNQYIQVNEPWRRIKGDGMDRQRAGTVTGMAVNVAALLSVMLQPYMPTVSSTIQTQLQLPEAACRILATSFICTLPAGHRIGTVSPLFQKLENDQIENLRQRFGGGQAKGSPKPAVVEAVTIAGSQDIQVLVDEVTKQGNIVRELKAQKADKNQVAAEVAKLLDLKKQLALAEGKPIETPKGKKKK, encoded by the exons ATGAGGCTGTTCGTGAGCGAAGGGTCCCCGGGTAGCCTGCCGGTGCTGGCTGCGGCCGCGAGGGCCCGGGGCCGGGCGGAGCTGCTCATCAGCACCGTAGGCCCCGAAG AGTGTGTGGTACCATTTCTTACCCGGCCTAAGGTCCCTGTCTTGCAGCTGGATAGCGGCAACTACCTCTTCTCTGCTAGTGCAATCTGCCG atatttttttctgttatgtgGCTGGGAACAAGATGATCTTACCAACCAATGGCTGGAATGGGAAGCAACAGAACTGCAG CCGGTTCTGTCTGCTGCCCTATACTGTCTAGTGGTTCAAGGCAAAAAAGGGGAAGATGTACTTGGCCCACTTCGGAGAGTCCTGACTCACATTGATCACAGCTTGAGTCGGCAAAACTGTCCTTTCTTGGCAGGG GACACAGAATCTCTAGCTGACATTGTTTTGTGGGGAGCACTATATCCTTTACTGCAAGACCCAGCTTACCTCCCTG AGGAGTTGGGTGCCCTACAAAGCTGGTTCCAGACACTGAGCACCCAGGAGCCATGTCAGCGAGCTGCAGAGACTGTGCTGAAACAGCAGGGTGTCCTGGCACTGCGTCCCTACCTCCAAaaacagccccagccccagcccctacCTCCTGAGGGGAGAGCTGTCAGCAATGAACCTGAG GAGGAGGAGCTGGCTACCCTGTCTGAGGAGGACATCATCGCCGCTGTTGCTGCTTGGGAGAAGGGTCTGGAAAACTTACCTCCACTACAGCCCCAGCAGCATCCAGT GTTGCCTGTGCCTGGAGAAAGGAATGTGCTCATCACGAGTGCCCTCCCTTATGTCAACAATGTCCCCCACCTTGGAAACATCATTGGCTGTGTGCTCAGTGCTGATGTCTTTGCAAG GTACTCTCGCCTTCGCCAGTGGAACACCCTCTATCTGTGTGGCACAGATGAGTATGGTACTGCGACAGAGACCAAGGCCATGGAAGAGGGTCTAACCCCACAGGAAATCTGTGACAAATACCACGCCATACATGTTGACATCTACCGCTGGTTCAATATATCGTTTGATACGTTCGGTCGCACAACCACTCCTCTGCAGACCAA AATCACACAGGACATCTTCCAGAGGTTGCTGACACGGGGTTTTGTACTGCAAGATACTGTAGAGCAGCTTCGGTGTGAGCAGTGTGCACGTTTCTTGGCTGACCGCTTTGTGGAGGGAGTGTGTCCCTTTTGTGGCTATGAAGAGGCCCGGGGTGACCAGTGTGACAAGTGTGGCAAGCTCATCAATGCCATTGAGCTTAAG AGACCTCAGTGCAAAGTCTGCCGCTCCCACCCTGTGGTGAAGTCCTCGAAGCACCTGTTTCTAGACTTGCCTAAG TTGGAGAAGCGCCTGGAGGACTGGCTGGGGACGACGATGCCTGGCAGTGACTGGACACCCAATGCCAGGTTCATTATTCGATCCTGGCTTCGAGATGGACTCAAGCCACGATGCATCACCAGAGACCTCAAATGGGGAACTCCTGTGCCCTTGGAAGGTTTTGAGGACAAG gtATTTTATGTCTGGTTTGATGCTACTATTGGCTACCTGTCCATCACAGCCAACTACACAGACCAATGGGAGAGATGGTGGAAGAATCCAGAACAA GTGGACCTTTACCAGTTCATGGCCAAAGACAATGTTCCCTTCCATGGCTTGGTCTTTCCTTGTTCAGCCCTAGGAGCTGAGGATAACTACACCTTAGTCAAGAACCTCATTGCTACAG AATACCTGAACTACGAGGACGGGAAGTTCTCTAAGAGCCGGGGGATAGGAGTGTTTGGAGACATGGCCCAAGATACAGGGATCCCTGCTGACATCTGGCGATTCTATCTGCTATACATTCGGCCTGAGGGCCAGGACAGTGCCTTCTCCTGGACAGACTTGTTGATTAAAAACAATTCTGAGCTACTTAACAACCTGGGCAACTTCATCAATAG AGCTGGCATGTTCGTGTCTAAGTTTTTTGGGGGTTGTGTGCCTGAGATGGTGCTGACCCACGATGACAGACGCCTGGTGGCACATGTCTCCTGGGAACTCCAGCACTATCACCAGCTGTTGGAAAAGGTTCG GATCCGGGATGCCTTGCGCAGTATCCTTACCATATCTCGGCATGGCAACCAATATATTCAAGTGAATGAACCCTGGAGACGGATTAAAGGCGATGGGATGGACAG gcAGCGGGCAGGCACGGTGACAGGAATGGCAGTGAACGTAGCTGCCTTGCTGTCTGTCATGCTCCAGCCGTACATGCCCACAGTCAGCTCCACCATTCAGACCCAGCTCCAGCTCCCAGAGGCAGCCTGCCGCATCCTTGCCACAAGCTTCATTTGTACCTTACCAGCAGGCCACCGAATTGGCACG GTCAGTCCTTTGTTCCAGAAATTGGAAAATGACCAGATTGAAAATTTGAGGCAGCGCTTTGGAGGGGGCCAG gCTAAAGGGTCCCCCAAGCCAGCAGTTGTTGAGGCAGTTACTATAGCAGGGTCGCAGGACATACAAGTGCTGGTGGATGAGGTGACCAAACAG GGAAACATAGTTCGGGAACTGAAAGCACAGAAGGCAGACAAGAACCAGGTTGCTGCAGAAGTGGCTAAACTCTTGGATCTAAAGAAACAGTTGGCTTTGGCTGAGGGGAAACCCATTGAAACTCCTAAAGgcaagaagaaaaagtga
- the Mars1 gene encoding methionine--tRNA ligase, cytoplasmic isoform X1 produces MRLFVSEGSPGSLPVLAAAARARGRAELLISTVGPEECVVPFLTRPKVPVLQLDSGNYLFSASAICRYFFLLCGWEQDDLTNQWLEWEATELQPVLSAALYCLVVQGKKGEDVLGPLRRVLTHIDHSLSRQNCPFLAGDTESLADIVLWGALYPLLQDPAYLPEELGALQSWFQTLSTQEPCQRAAETVLKQQGVLALRPYLQKQPQPQPLPPEGRAVSNEPEEEELATLSEEDIIAAVAAWEKGLENLPPLQPQQHPVLPVPGERNVLITSALPYVNNVPHLGNIIGCVLSADVFARYSRLRQWNTLYLCGTDEYGTATETKAMEEGLTPQEICDKYHAIHVDIYRWFNISFDTFGRTTTPLQTKITQDIFQRLLTRGFVLQDTVEQLRCEQCARFLADRFVEGVCPFCGYEEARGDQCDKCGKLINAIELKRPQCKVCRSHPVVKSSKHLFLDLPKLEKRLEDWLGTTMPGSDWTPNARFIIRSWLRDGLKPRCITRDLKWGTPVPLEGFEDKVFYVWFDATIGYLSITANYTDQWERWWKNPEQVDLYQFMAKDNVPFHGLVFPCSALGAEDNYTLVKNLIATEYLNYEDGKFSKSRGIGVFGDMAQDTGIPADIWRFYLLYIRPEGQDSAFSWTDLLIKNNSELLNNLGNFINRAGMFVSKFFGGCVPEMVLTHDDRRLVAHVSWELQHYHQLLEKVRIRDALRSILTISRHGNQYIQVNEPWRRIKGDGMDRQRAGTVTGMAVNVAALLSVMLQPYMPTVSSTIQTQLQLPEAACRILATSFICTLPAGHRIGTVSPLFQKLENDQIENLRQRFGGGQLEESLELQAKGSPKPAVVEAVTIAGSQDIQVLVDEVTKQGNIVRELKAQKADKNQVAAEVAKLLDLKKQLALAEGKPIETPKGKKKK; encoded by the exons ATGAGGCTGTTCGTGAGCGAAGGGTCCCCGGGTAGCCTGCCGGTGCTGGCTGCGGCCGCGAGGGCCCGGGGCCGGGCGGAGCTGCTCATCAGCACCGTAGGCCCCGAAG AGTGTGTGGTACCATTTCTTACCCGGCCTAAGGTCCCTGTCTTGCAGCTGGATAGCGGCAACTACCTCTTCTCTGCTAGTGCAATCTGCCG atatttttttctgttatgtgGCTGGGAACAAGATGATCTTACCAACCAATGGCTGGAATGGGAAGCAACAGAACTGCAG CCGGTTCTGTCTGCTGCCCTATACTGTCTAGTGGTTCAAGGCAAAAAAGGGGAAGATGTACTTGGCCCACTTCGGAGAGTCCTGACTCACATTGATCACAGCTTGAGTCGGCAAAACTGTCCTTTCTTGGCAGGG GACACAGAATCTCTAGCTGACATTGTTTTGTGGGGAGCACTATATCCTTTACTGCAAGACCCAGCTTACCTCCCTG AGGAGTTGGGTGCCCTACAAAGCTGGTTCCAGACACTGAGCACCCAGGAGCCATGTCAGCGAGCTGCAGAGACTGTGCTGAAACAGCAGGGTGTCCTGGCACTGCGTCCCTACCTCCAAaaacagccccagccccagcccctacCTCCTGAGGGGAGAGCTGTCAGCAATGAACCTGAG GAGGAGGAGCTGGCTACCCTGTCTGAGGAGGACATCATCGCCGCTGTTGCTGCTTGGGAGAAGGGTCTGGAAAACTTACCTCCACTACAGCCCCAGCAGCATCCAGT GTTGCCTGTGCCTGGAGAAAGGAATGTGCTCATCACGAGTGCCCTCCCTTATGTCAACAATGTCCCCCACCTTGGAAACATCATTGGCTGTGTGCTCAGTGCTGATGTCTTTGCAAG GTACTCTCGCCTTCGCCAGTGGAACACCCTCTATCTGTGTGGCACAGATGAGTATGGTACTGCGACAGAGACCAAGGCCATGGAAGAGGGTCTAACCCCACAGGAAATCTGTGACAAATACCACGCCATACATGTTGACATCTACCGCTGGTTCAATATATCGTTTGATACGTTCGGTCGCACAACCACTCCTCTGCAGACCAA AATCACACAGGACATCTTCCAGAGGTTGCTGACACGGGGTTTTGTACTGCAAGATACTGTAGAGCAGCTTCGGTGTGAGCAGTGTGCACGTTTCTTGGCTGACCGCTTTGTGGAGGGAGTGTGTCCCTTTTGTGGCTATGAAGAGGCCCGGGGTGACCAGTGTGACAAGTGTGGCAAGCTCATCAATGCCATTGAGCTTAAG AGACCTCAGTGCAAAGTCTGCCGCTCCCACCCTGTGGTGAAGTCCTCGAAGCACCTGTTTCTAGACTTGCCTAAG TTGGAGAAGCGCCTGGAGGACTGGCTGGGGACGACGATGCCTGGCAGTGACTGGACACCCAATGCCAGGTTCATTATTCGATCCTGGCTTCGAGATGGACTCAAGCCACGATGCATCACCAGAGACCTCAAATGGGGAACTCCTGTGCCCTTGGAAGGTTTTGAGGACAAG gtATTTTATGTCTGGTTTGATGCTACTATTGGCTACCTGTCCATCACAGCCAACTACACAGACCAATGGGAGAGATGGTGGAAGAATCCAGAACAA GTGGACCTTTACCAGTTCATGGCCAAAGACAATGTTCCCTTCCATGGCTTGGTCTTTCCTTGTTCAGCCCTAGGAGCTGAGGATAACTACACCTTAGTCAAGAACCTCATTGCTACAG AATACCTGAACTACGAGGACGGGAAGTTCTCTAAGAGCCGGGGGATAGGAGTGTTTGGAGACATGGCCCAAGATACAGGGATCCCTGCTGACATCTGGCGATTCTATCTGCTATACATTCGGCCTGAGGGCCAGGACAGTGCCTTCTCCTGGACAGACTTGTTGATTAAAAACAATTCTGAGCTACTTAACAACCTGGGCAACTTCATCAATAG AGCTGGCATGTTCGTGTCTAAGTTTTTTGGGGGTTGTGTGCCTGAGATGGTGCTGACCCACGATGACAGACGCCTGGTGGCACATGTCTCCTGGGAACTCCAGCACTATCACCAGCTGTTGGAAAAGGTTCG GATCCGGGATGCCTTGCGCAGTATCCTTACCATATCTCGGCATGGCAACCAATATATTCAAGTGAATGAACCCTGGAGACGGATTAAAGGCGATGGGATGGACAG gcAGCGGGCAGGCACGGTGACAGGAATGGCAGTGAACGTAGCTGCCTTGCTGTCTGTCATGCTCCAGCCGTACATGCCCACAGTCAGCTCCACCATTCAGACCCAGCTCCAGCTCCCAGAGGCAGCCTGCCGCATCCTTGCCACAAGCTTCATTTGTACCTTACCAGCAGGCCACCGAATTGGCACG GTCAGTCCTTTGTTCCAGAAATTGGAAAATGACCAGATTGAAAATTTGAGGCAGCGCTTTGGAGGGGGCCAG CTAGAAGAGTCtttggagttacag gCTAAAGGGTCCCCCAAGCCAGCAGTTGTTGAGGCAGTTACTATAGCAGGGTCGCAGGACATACAAGTGCTGGTGGATGAGGTGACCAAACAG GGAAACATAGTTCGGGAACTGAAAGCACAGAAGGCAGACAAGAACCAGGTTGCTGCAGAAGTGGCTAAACTCTTGGATCTAAAGAAACAGTTGGCTTTGGCTGAGGGGAAACCCATTGAAACTCCTAAAGgcaagaagaaaaagtga